DNA sequence from the Prolixibacter sp. SD074 genome:
GAATTGACGACGTACTTCGTCGACCATAGCTCCGGCAGAACGACCAACGGCCTTCATGGTCATAGCGCTGAAAACAAATGCCATCATGGCTCCAATGAACAATCCACCTAAAAGAAGAGGATTGAACAGCGTTAGACTATAAGCATCCACAAAATCCTGGATATTGGCTGTGGCTATTGCAACAGCTTTTTTCCCGGCAGTAACAACGGGAGCGTGATCGTTATAAAACAATACGTTACCAACTTCTTTGAAACCATCACCGGCCAGTTTTCCCAGCCATAGTTTGATTTCTTCCATATAGGCTACTAATAGGGCCAATGCTGTCAGTGCAGCTGAACCAATGGCGAAGCCTTTACCGGTAGCGGCAGTTGTATTTCCAAGCATATCCAGTGCATCGGTCCGTTGCCGGACTTCAGGAGCCAGTTTCGCCATTTCGGCGTTTCCACCAGCGTTATCGGCAATGGGGCCAAACGCATCAGTGGCAAGGGTGATTCCCAGGGTTGAGAGCATACCCACTGCAGCAAACCCGATACCGTAAACACCGGTGGCAAAGTCATGGAATCCACCGCTAAAACCGTAGGCTGCAATAATCCCCAGCACAATGGTTAACACTGGAATCCATGTGGAAAACATCCCGACAGCCATTCCTTCGATGATGGTAGTTGCTGGTCCCTGCAGACCTTGTTTCGCAATACCTTTGGTTGGTTTATACTCGTCGGATGTGAAGTATTCGGTTCCCTGGCCAATAATAACACCAGCCAACAGGCCGGCTACGACCGAGCCGAAAACTCCCCAACTTATCCAGTCAAATTGAGCCATTAACGCCAGTACGACAAGAATCATAGCAGAGCTACCTCCTGTTCCCAGCAGTAAAGCATTTAGAAGGTTCTTTTGTGTCGCTGATTCTTTTGCTCTTACCAGGAAGATTCCGGCTACGGAGAGAATAATTCCCACTGCAGCAACAATCATCGGGGCAATAACAGCTTTGGTCTGGTCAGCTCCGGTCAGGCCGGGGAGGGCAGCGCCCAGTGCAGCTGTTGCCAGAATGGAGCCGCAATACGATTCGTACAGGTCAGCTCCCATACCGGCAACATCACCTACATTATCACCCACGTTATCAGCAATGGTAGCCGGGTTGCGAGGATCGTCTTCCGGAATGCCGGCTTCCACTTTACCAACCAGGTCAGCGCCCACGTCGGCTGCCTTGGTGAAAATACCTCCCCCACACGGGCAAACAATGCCTGGGTTGAAGCCCCCATGCCAAAGGTCAGCATGGTAGCAGTAATTTCAATTAGTTTTTCATGTTCACTGGTTCCTGCTTGGACAAATGTCAGGCCTATCCAGGAAACGCCTTCCTGCATGTGTGCAGTAGTGTAAACCAAATTATCGAGGATAAAGTACCAGATAGAAATGTCGAGGAGGCCAAAACCGACTACGACAAGGCCCATCACAGCTCCGCTACGGAAGGCGATTTTTAATCCCTTATTCAGCGACTCAGAAACTCCGTGGGCTGTCCGGGCAGAGGCATAAGTTGCCGTCCGCATTCCCAGAAAACCGGACAGTCCGGAGAAAAATCCTCCTGTCAGGAAAGCTACCGGGACGAACGGGTTTTGAACCCCAAGGTAAGCAAGTATCCCAAGCAGGATCACCAGCACAATGAAAACCTTAGCTACCACCGTGTATTGTCGGGCGAGATAAGCCATGGCCCCTTCACGCACATGTTGGGCAATTTCAATCATTTTAGGAGTCCCTTCCGGGTTGGACATCATGTTCTTAAAGAATATCCAGGCAAATAAAAGGGCAAATAGAGAGGCGGCTGGAATCAGCCAGAAAACGGAATGAATCATAACAGACGCTTTATTTATTATTGGTTTGATCAGGGCAAAATCTCCCTGTATTGATTTTTTGATTATTTGAAACGAAATGGCAGGTTAGGCCAATAAATTCTTTCCAGTTTCGGAATAAAAATAGGTATTATGAAGAAATAAGGATGTTTTATAATTATGTTGTGGAGCAGATTTATCGATTTCGTTTACGGTAACGGATACTTTTTACTGTTTTACAGCAGGTTTTGGAATTGACCGATTAACCGAAAAATCTTTGTGTTGGAAAACGGCCTTTCCCCGCCATCTTCCCGGCAGGTAAACCGATTCGCACCCAACTTTTAAATATGGATTTGTCAATTTGAAGATGAATCAGCGCTTGGATTTACCCCTCCTCCCGATGTACGTCGCGGATAGGGGTAAATAACTTAAGCTGTACTTACAATCTGATAGTCCTGAAAATGCTCTTTGGACTTTTCGGACACCCTCAACATTTGTGTGGATGATATTATCTCTGCAATAGCAAAGATGGGATTAAAAACAGTAACGAACCGAAAGTGCCAGATCGAGGTTGAGGTTGTCTCCTTGCGGATTGATGAATCCCAGTTGAGGACGGGTATCGATGGCCACCTGCAGCGGAATTTCAAAGTTGTATTCAATTCCGGCTGTTCCGGCAATAGTCAGGAATAACCCGCTGTCGCCGTAGTCGGTATAATTAGTCCGGTAACTCCATGAACCAATTCCGGCACCTGCACCGGCATACCAATTGAAACCGCCATCGATGTGCCAAACCCATTGGTGAACACCGGTAAGAGCCCAGCTATTCCAGCTGTTTCCGGAACGAACGCCCAGATCCGCTTCCAATCGGGTCATTGGGGTGAGGGTGTATTGGTAACTGATTTCGGTTCCAAAGTTTGCGTTATTGCCTAAGCGTAAGCCCAATGCATGTTGGTGATTAATCTGTGCATTGGCAAAGCCGAATGTGCCGGCGATAAGCAAAATCGATAAGAAAATTTTCTTCATGGCCATGATTTTTTCGGCAGCAAAATTAAGGCATTTTTGGAAACAAGAAACAGAGAAGACAACTCATCCCGGTTGCGAGGCCTGAAAAAACTTGCGATATTCGGGTTGAAATTTAATTTGTATGAAGAAGCAGATCCTATTTGTTTGTTTGGGAAATATTTGCCGGTCACCCAGTGCCGAGGCAGTGATGAATGCTTACATTGAAAAGGGAAATCTGGAAAATGAAATCGCTTGCGATTCGGCGGGCATTATGGGTTACCACGAAGGCGAACCGGCTGACCAACGAATGCAATCGCATGCTATCAGACGTGGCTACAATCTGGCCAGCATTTCGCGACCAGTGAATCCGGACGTAGATTTTGATCGATTCGATATGATTATCGGTATGGATGATCAGAATATCCGCGATCTGCAATCGTTGGCGCGAAATGAATCCGATCGAAAGAAAATATACAAAATGACCGACTTCCTTGAGGAGTTTGGCTACACATCGGTCCCCGATCCGTATTACGGCGGGGAAGAAGGATTTGAATTGGTTTTGGATCTGCTTGAAGATGCTTGCAATGGTTTACTAAAGCACATTCAGTATGGGAAGTGAACAGGATATAATTACACGAATTGAAGCCTGTACCGGCGAAAAAATTATTCGGACACAATCCATCGGCGGAGGGTGCATTGCCAATGCCCGGCGGATTACTACCGGGGCTGGCCGTTCATTTTTCATGAAGTCTGGTTTCCATAATTCCATGTTTCGAAACGAAGCTAACGGTTTAAAAGAGCTGGCTAAAGCAAATGCCATTCGTGTTCCTAAAGTTTTGTTACAAGAAGATGATTTTCTTTTGCTGGAATTTATCCCGCAAGGTGGAAGAAAAAGAAATTTCTTCGAGGATTTTGGCCGGCGATTTGCCCGGATGCACCGTTACCAGGCTGAACAGTTTGGTTTTTATGAAGACAATTTCATTGGAGCTACGCCCCAAGTAAATATCCCGGTAGGAGATGAGGCAACCAATTGGACTTCATTTTATATGAATAAGCGCTTGCTGTTTCAATTTCAGTTAGCTGAACGTAACGGCTATGCTGATGAAAAACTACGCTCCGGTTTCCGCAAGCTGGAAGAAAAGATTGAAGATATCCTAGAGGGAAGTGAAGAACCTCCAACCTTGTTACACGGCGATTTATGGAGTGGAAACTACATGAGCGATGAAAATGGTGAGCCGGTTATCATTGATCCGGCGGTGTATTATGGTCACCGTGAAGCTGATTTGGCCATGACAAAACTGTTTGGCGGTTTTTCATCTGAGTTTTATTCGGCTTACCGCGAAGAAAATCCATTGCCTGATGGCTATGAATACCGCGAGAATATTTACCTGCTCTATCACGTGATGAACCATCTAAACCTTTTTGGAAGCAGTTACTATGGTCAAGCAGTTCGGTTGCTCCGGAGTTATTTATAAAAACTTGGCTTCATTGGGTTCATGAAATTATGATGAATCATTTTCCTGGTAATAATTGTTTCTTTGGCTGATAAGAATTTTAGGCATAGTTTTGCACCTCTTTTAACAATTGATACCTGATTCATGCGGACCAAACTCAGCAGTACGATTTTCCTGGCCATTTTAGCTTGCCTGTTATGGGCATCGGCTTTTGTCGGAATCAAAATTGGCTTACCCTATACGACGCCCCTTCAGTTTGCCGGAATCCGGTTCTTCATCTCCGGCTTGATTATTCTACCGTTTTGCTCCCAACGGAGGGATTATTTCCGCATTATTCTGAAAAACTGGAAGGTGGTATTCATTATAACGCTGCTGCAGACCTTTGTGCATTACTCTCTGTTTTACACCGGAATTTCAATGGTTCCGGGAGCACTTGGCGCTATCGTAGTAGGTTCGGGGCCTGTGTTTGTCGCCGTTGTGGCTCATTTTACTATGCCCGATGACAAAATGAGTTTGAAAAAGGCAGGCGTTATTCTGCTGGGATTGACCGGTGTGGTTTTGGTTAGCCTGGAAAAGGGCAGCCTTTCCGGAGAAGGGAAGCTGATACTGGTCGGCATTGCGTTATTGGTACTGACCAATATTAATTCCGGTTTTACCAATATTATTGTAGCCAAGGATAAAGACAAAGTGCCGCCGCTGGTGCTCAGTTCGGCCAGTATGATTGTAGGCGGTGTAATGCTTTTCCTGTTTTCCATTCCCATTGAAGGGCTTCATTTTTCGGCCAAGCCTTTCGAATATTATGCCGCGTTGGCATGGCTCAGTTTTCTTTCGGCCGCTGCTTTCTCCATCTGGTTTACACTTTTAAAACGTCCGGGTGTAAAAGTTTCGGATCTAAACATGTGGAAATTCATTATCCCGGTTTTTGGAGCCATTTTCGCCTGGATTTTACTGCCTGATGAGCATCCCGATGTTCTTTCCATTGCCGGAATGATTATCACGGGCAGTTCCCTTTTACTTCTCAATTATCTGAACCGAAAAAAAAATCATTCGGTAAAAATTTGATTTTTAAGGAAGAAGGCCCTCTGCTGGATAAGATTGATCGTATTGTTGACCGGTATGTTACCGTAATTGGCGGCAATCCGTTTTTGCCTCAGTTCTTAATTGGCGAAATTAATCGCGATCCGGAGAAATTTGTAAGAATTCTCCAGAATAGTGGAATCGACCCAAATTTTTTGCAAAGAGTAATCGACAAAGAAGTCGAAGCCGGAAATATCAATCCGATTCAAGCCGCAGATTTGATTCCCAACCTGATTGGGATGATTATCATGCCTTTTGCTGCACGGCCGTTGTTTCAGACAATTTTTTTTCAGGGTGACAGGGAGAAATATGATGAATATCTGAATAAAAGGCGCAAGATGGTCAGTGCTTTCATCAAACAGGCGCTAACCAGGAATCCAGCGTAAGCAACCGGCCAAACTCTAACGGTCACCGTCTTTTTACTTGGCGTGATGGGACTGGGATTATTGATATCGGTGGTTTCTGATACACAACAACAGGTATTTTTTGTAAGTTACTTCTTCCTGCTCGTCTTTATTCTGATGAGCGGCCTGTTCACGCCGGTGGGAAGTATGCCGAAATGGGCTCAGTGGCTCGATCACCTGAATCCGTTGTATTACATGATGAAAGTTATCCGTAATGTGGTACTGAAAGGCTCCGGGTTCTTTGACCTGAAATATGAATTCCTTTCCATGTTAGGATACGGCGTCGTCATGTTCTCCCTGGCGGTGATGCGTTACCGGAAAACAGCATAAAAGTTAACACCTTCATATGTTTCGGACTCCCTTCGTCGCCATAAAGCCTGAAGGGTTGATATGGTTCCAACCCCGGGTTAGATTGTCCATGCCAACCGTAGGCGCACATTTCGCCAATCAACAAAGAACGTCCGTTGTAGCGCTTCCAGGGATGACATCCTTAAGGCCACTGATGAAGTTTTTGTGGGCGATGCCATTAACAAGTGCTAAAATCTCCACTTTTTGCCAGCAAAGCAATTAGTAAATGCTTAAACGCCCTCTTTATTGCCAGCGGAGCAATTAGTAAATGCTTAAACCTTCACTTTTTGGCTAGAGAAGCAATTAACAAATGCCTAAACCTTCACTTTTTAACCAGCGAAGCAATTAACAAATGCTTAAGCCTTCACTTTTCTTCAGCGAAGCCATTCGACAACTTGAAAACCCTCCTTTCGGTTCGGCAAGCTGTGGGACGACTCCCAAGGCGTGGTTTAAGAGGGTGTCCGAAAATTCCAAAGAGCATTTTCAAAACTATCAAATTGTAAATACAGTTTAATTTGTTCACCCCGACCCCGAATTCTCGAGGACTAAAGGGGGACTTTAAGCCGCCCCTTTAGTGGAGTCCCGATGTCCATCCGAGGGGTAAAACAGAAGGCCGGTTACCGTTTGTAAGTTTCAAATTTTGCAGTGATACTTTTCGGACACCCTCATTTTTGTATATAATAATTCAAAATGATAACTATTATGAACGTTTTATTTGGTTTTAGCAATAAAATGGCACGAAAATGGATGTACATAAAGTTCGAAGGAATGATTTTAAATCTTTTTATAAATCTGCTTTGAATAACTATTTTTGTGTTGAACCAAACCAGGGGAAGTAATTATGTCAAGAATATTTCCGGTCTTGATGCTGGCATGTATCGCGATGTTGGCCGGTCCTGCATGGGCTAATACACAAGGTTCTGCTTCTGTGAAAAAGGATCAACATCGTGACCAGCTGGAAAATCCGAAGGATACGTTAGCGTGGAGTGTGAATTATCTGAACCGGATCATGTATTCGGGAAATGAGTGGTACCTTACCGATCGTACATATCAGAAGGCCATTAAAGGTGTATTAAATTATGCCGAAAATCAGCCCATCGATACATCGGTGGTCGAAATGCAAAAGCTATTATCCGATTATGGCGTAGTTTTTATCTACGATCGGCGGCCTCAGGATATTCGTCATCCGGAAAATGTTCCCGGTTATATTACTTCCAATCAAGTCGACGATCAGGTCAAATCGTTGAAGAAACAATGGGCGGATAGCCTAAAAAACAGTATGATTGAAGTCCCCGAGTCGCTTCTTGAAAATATAGAGAAGGAAGTTCGACTGATTCCGGCAATGGATCCACAGCGATTGCTGAGTGACTCATTGGAACAAATGCCGGCAGCCTTTCGGCGTTGCCTCAAGCAACATTTTGCCAGCCTTGGTGCTGCCGATTCAATTTCACCGGCGGCCTTTGATTCTATTCGTATCAGCGTCGTTGAGTCGTGCCGGTTGCGGTATAACGGTTCGGTTTTAACCAGCTACCGCGATTCGGTTATTGCACAATACCGTTCGGGGTATATTCAGCAGTTTATTGATTCAGCAGCTCAGGCCTACCGGGAAAAAGTGGAACAAAGTAATTACGACAAGTTATCTTATTACAATGATGGAGCAGTAGCATCGGCGAATGATTCACTTCGTATGGCGCTTCGGTACCTGACAAAATATGCAGCAGCCGATTCGGTGAAACTAAGTTTTACAAACCTTGCCGGCGAGAAGAAGTCGATGTGGACAGCAAACCGGCCTATGCCACCCATTCGGTTTTACCTGAAGAATGTACAGAACGATTCGTTGGGGGTTATCGTGAATAATAGCGGAAAGGGGAAGGTGAACATCATCATTGATGATGGAGTGCAAATCCAACGCTTTACAACCACAGACCGGCGGGAAATAAAAATCAAGCGGGAAGAACCTGGAGACAACTTGCTGGCTATGAACACTATTACACCGAAGTTGTCGCCCTGGGAAATGGGCGGTGACGGCACGTTGGGCTTCACACAAACAACGTTGAAAAACTGGGCCAAGGGAGGTGAAAGTTCGCTGGCTGCATTGGGCGTTGCCAAGTACCATGTCAATTATTCAAAGAAGAAGATTAAATGGGAAAATGATCTGGAACTCCGTTACGGGATGAACCGGACCGATACGAAGGGCTTGCAGAAAAACGACGATAAGATTGAATTCCAATCCCGTCTGGGATATTCAGCATTCAATCGTTGGTATTATTCTGGCGATTTCGATTTTAAAACACAGATGACGCGGGGATATTCCGATCCCGATCACCAGAAACCTATATCGGCCTTCATGGCTCCGGGATACGTAACGTTCTCAATTGGTCTGGATTACAAACCCAACGCCGATTTCTCGTTGTTTATTTCTCCGCTTACGTCCAAAACAACATATATGAATGATACTGCACTGATCGACCCGACAAACTATGGACTAAAAGCCGGACAAAAGAAGTTGTGGGAACCGGGTTTCATTGTAAAAACAACTTTCAAGAAGGACATTATTGAGAATATTCACTATGAAACAGCAGGGCAGATATTTGTCAACTACCGTTACCC
Encoded proteins:
- a CDS encoding outer membrane protein: MKKIFLSILLIAGTFGFANAQINHQHALGLRLGNNANFGTEISYQYTLTPMTRLEADLGVRSGNSWNSWALTGVHQWVWHIDGGFNWYAGAGAGIGSWSYRTNYTDYGDSGLFLTIAGTAGIEYNFEIPLQVAIDTRPQLGFINPQGDNLNLDLALSVRYCF
- a CDS encoding low molecular weight protein-tyrosine-phosphatase translates to MKKQILFVCLGNICRSPSAEAVMNAYIEKGNLENEIACDSAGIMGYHEGEPADQRMQSHAIRRGYNLASISRPVNPDVDFDRFDMIIGMDDQNIRDLQSLARNESDRKKIYKMTDFLEEFGYTSVPDPYYGGEEGFELVLDLLEDACNGLLKHIQYGK
- a CDS encoding fructosamine kinase family protein, which codes for MGSEQDIITRIEACTGEKIIRTQSIGGGCIANARRITTGAGRSFFMKSGFHNSMFRNEANGLKELAKANAIRVPKVLLQEDDFLLLEFIPQGGRKRNFFEDFGRRFARMHRYQAEQFGFYEDNFIGATPQVNIPVGDEATNWTSFYMNKRLLFQFQLAERNGYADEKLRSGFRKLEEKIEDILEGSEEPPTLLHGDLWSGNYMSDENGEPVIIDPAVYYGHREADLAMTKLFGGFSSEFYSAYREENPLPDGYEYRENIYLLYHVMNHLNLFGSSYYGQAVRLLRSYL
- a CDS encoding DMT family transporter — its product is MRTKLSSTIFLAILACLLWASAFVGIKIGLPYTTPLQFAGIRFFISGLIILPFCSQRRDYFRIILKNWKVVFIITLLQTFVHYSLFYTGISMVPGALGAIVVGSGPVFVAVVAHFTMPDDKMSLKKAGVILLGLTGVVLVSLEKGSLSGEGKLILVGIALLVLTNINSGFTNIIVAKDKDKVPPLVLSSASMIVGGVMLFLFSIPIEGLHFSAKPFEYYAALAWLSFLSAAAFSIWFTLLKRPGVKVSDLNMWKFIIPVFGAIFAWILLPDEHPDVLSIAGMIITGSSLLLLNYLNRKKNHSVKI
- a CDS encoding DUF3078 domain-containing protein, producing the protein MSRIFPVLMLACIAMLAGPAWANTQGSASVKKDQHRDQLENPKDTLAWSVNYLNRIMYSGNEWYLTDRTYQKAIKGVLNYAENQPIDTSVVEMQKLLSDYGVVFIYDRRPQDIRHPENVPGYITSNQVDDQVKSLKKQWADSLKNSMIEVPESLLENIEKEVRLIPAMDPQRLLSDSLEQMPAAFRRCLKQHFASLGAADSISPAAFDSIRISVVESCRLRYNGSVLTSYRDSVIAQYRSGYIQQFIDSAAQAYREKVEQSNYDKLSYYNDGAVASANDSLRMALRYLTKYAAADSVKLSFTNLAGEKKSMWTANRPMPPIRFYLKNVQNDSLGVIVNNSGKGKVNIIIDDGVQIQRFTTTDRREIKIKREEPGDNLLAMNTITPKLSPWEMGGDGTLGFTQTTLKNWAKGGESSLAALGVAKYHVNYSKKKIKWENDLELRYGMNRTDTKGLQKNDDKIEFQSRLGYSAFNRWYYSGDFDFKTQMTRGYSDPDHQKPISAFMAPGYVTFSIGLDYKPNADFSLFISPLTSKTTYMNDTALIDPTNYGLKAGQKKLWEPGFIVKTTFKKDIIENIHYETAGQIFVNYRYPFTKFNFDWEQTLVLKVTRSINTRIMTHLIYDDNTKFPVYDNAGNQIGKKPKWQFQELFTVGFTYEF